DNA sequence from the Malus domestica chromosome 06, GDT2T_hap1 genome:
AATAAGGAACCAATTGTGGTATGGAAGTTTTAATTTACTACTACTATATTAAAGTGATTAGTTTATTTAACATTTATTTGCTCTTATTTTCCTTAAAAGCAGCTTTAAGATCCAAATTTTCATTTGCTAAGTAGAATATGACAATTAAAATTCCTAAAATAGCCCAAAGATTAATATTTTTAAGCTTAAAGATCCAAAACTCTCCCTATGTTATAGCCTAAGGGAGCCTTGTACTTGGCTCCGCCAGTGTTTAGTACGAAATGTTTACTAAATTAAAATATGAGGAATTATTCTAATTTTTGACTTCTCATGTGTTTACACACACAAATTTATAATCCAAAACTTAAAATTCCAGAAAAACCAAAATTTATTATGACATAATTTCCCACTCGCAATGGGGAAAGTCAAAGAATTGAAAAAGGAATGGAAAAGTGGTTAGAGGATCAAACACTCCCCTTAATGAATCTGATTCTTCATTGCAAATTACAAATTTTCGGATTCTTTTATGTTGATAAACGCAAGAACCTAGCTCAAGAATCGGATTCTTAATCCACATTCCCATTCGAAGTAAACGTCGTTCTAATAAATTTTATGACGAATTCAAACAGTTTTCCCTGCCTAGAAAGTTTTCAAGGACTTGCCGGCCCGGAAAGTGACGGTCCTACTGAATAATAAGAAGGGGGAGTGATTGACTACGCGTTTGCATCAGAGTAATCAGAATAAAAAACGTAATTGAATTCTGATTATAGAATACTTCATTGTTATTCAAATACTGGGAAATCAAAAGTTTAATAGGGCCCATGCAAATTTTAAAATCTGAACTCCAAAATTTGAAAGACTTGAATTCCCTACAATTTGGCAGAAATTGAATTCCCAAGTTATAAAATATGAAATGTCTTAATAAATGAGCCATGAGAGTTGTAAAACATGAAACGTCTGAACCAAAGCAAATATAAAGTGAAGAACATAACAAGGCACAGAACAATCTCACGTCCAACacaaaacttaaaaacttgGGGCAAAATTCATCACCCCCATGACACTCAACCTAAATAAGCTACCACTACTTTGGGGATACATGATTTATTTTTGCACACTGCATTTTACTTACTAACATGAAGGGAAACGTACACCGATGCGCCTAAATCGGCAAGTCTTCGTCTCGTTGCCTTAAGCAAGATCAACAGATGCGATGTAGGAAATCAGATCGACCACACGGCAgctacaaaatcatcaaattaaGCAAACAAAATGAGAAAGATTACCAACACATATAACCACTACAGAACTGAGTAAGATGATGTTCTAGAGTAAGGCCGTGGCGTATAAGTTATAACACGAAGGCGGTGTTTATTACCTATATCCCCACTCGTTGTCATACCACGAGATCAACTTGATGAAGTTATCGTTCAAAGCAATTCCGGCTTTTGCGTCAAAAATACTTGACCTGCACCATCAAGATGAAAACATCAGATTGAGTACATTGCCGCTACCAGCAGCAGACAGGTGCGAAAAGACGGAGGTTCAATCTTCAAAACAAAGCCTTCTTTTCTCAATCACCATTAGAAATCGATCCTTTTTTTTCTGTATCTTATAGAACAGACCGCGCACCAAACTTCGGTCCATTCCATATCCACAATTTCAGACAGAAATTCAAAGTACAAAGTTTATCATTGTGTACCTGCTGTCGCCCACAAAGTCGGTGGAGACCACGTCATCTTCGGTGTAACCCAGGATTCCCTTCAGTTTCCCCTCAGACTCCTCCCTGTGGAGCATCAAATAAAAACGAAAGAGAAAAGAACATCAATCAGATAACGTTATATAGACATGGTTTGGTAGTATTTTCTAAAATATTATAGCAAGAAAACTCTTCTGTTCCCTTACTTGATAGCAGCTTTTACTTCATCATAAGTAGCTGCTTTTGCCAGCCTCACTGTAAGGTCAACCACCGAGACATCGACAGTAGGAACACGGAATGCCATTCCCGTCAATTTTCCGTTCAGGTCTGGCAGCACTTTACCAACAGCCTTCACAAACCAAAATACATAATTAGTTTTCATGCTCGCAAGTAAATTACAAACACTCGAAAGAGAAAAAAGTGCTCACAACCGAACTATAACATCATAGAGGTTAAATATCTGTTTTTACCTTTGCAGCTCCAGTACTGCTGGGAATGATGTTGAATGAAGCTGCCCTTCCACCTCTCCAATCCTTCGAAGAAGGTCCATCAACAGTTTTCTGGGTGGCTGAATCATGGTAACAGAAAAAGCGAAATGAACATACGAAACAAAACCGAAAAAGCAGAATAATTGCAAAGCAAACTCTGACCAAGAACCCACCAGTAATGGAGTGAACTGTGGTCATCAGACCCTCCACAATACCGAATCTATCATGAATAACCTACAAAATTAAACATAATCACCGTAAGACATCAAATTTTTCCATCAATTTATTGCCTTTGAGAAACAAAAACATATAAAATCAGAGAGATATAAACCTTCGCAAGGGAGGCAAGGCAGTTGGTCGTGCAACTAGCATTGGAAACAATATCAAGATCTTTCATGTAGTCCTTCTCATTGACACCGACAACGAACATAGGAGCATCTTTGCTGGGGGCTGAGATGATAACTTTCTTAGCTCCACCCTGATAGTAGAACAAAGAAACTCCGTTAAGCAATCAAGAAATGACCACACCACATTCACTCGAAACCAAAAACTTCAGAAAATAGCAGATGAAATGCAAGATAACCCTTCAAATCAGATAGGGAAAAGCAATcttaataaacaaacaaacgaaTTCTAGCATAAACCAACTCCATACTAATCCAATAGTAAAA
Encoded proteins:
- the LOC114825363 gene encoding glyceraldehyde-3-phosphate dehydrogenase, cytosolic-like codes for the protein MGKIKVGINGFGRIGRLVARIALQREDIELVAINDPFITGDYMVYMFNYDTVHGRWKHNDVKLKDANTLLFGDKPVSIFAVRDPVEIPWSGSGAEYIVESTGVFTDKEKAAAHLKGGAKKVIISAPSKDAPMFVVGVNEKDYMKDLDIVSNASCTTNCLASLAKVIHDRFGIVEGLMTTVHSITATQKTVDGPSSKDWRGGRAASFNIIPSSTGAAKAVGKVLPDLNGKLTGMAFRVPTVDVSVVDLTVRLAKAATYDEVKAAIKEESEGKLKGILGYTEDDVVSTDFVGDSRSSIFDAKAGIALNDNFIKLISWYDNEWGYSCRVVDLISYIASVDLA